The Comamonas sp. GB3 AK4-5 genome includes a region encoding these proteins:
- a CDS encoding DUF192 domain-containing protein has protein sequence MRHHRLRLGFTRPISLRRLGSLCLLACALPLAGTALARTGTPATPAPAAAVQGQPQMDLPRTEMRIGMYRIDAQVAQTYESRQTGLMFRQQMPAHEGMLFAFAQPGVQCFWMRNTVLPLTAAFVADDGTIVNLADMKPLDETSHCSAKPVRFVLEMNQGWFAQRGIQAGAKLTGEAFKTTP, from the coding sequence ATGCGCCACCACCGCCTTCGCCTTGGCTTCACCAGGCCCATCTCCTTGCGCCGCCTCGGCAGCCTGTGCCTGCTGGCCTGCGCCCTGCCTCTGGCCGGCACCGCACTGGCACGCACCGGCACGCCGGCAACGCCAGCCCCTGCGGCCGCAGTCCAAGGCCAGCCCCAGATGGACTTGCCACGCACCGAGATGCGCATTGGCATGTACCGCATCGATGCCCAGGTGGCCCAGACCTATGAAAGCCGCCAGACCGGCCTGATGTTCCGCCAGCAAATGCCGGCGCACGAGGGCATGTTGTTTGCCTTTGCCCAGCCTGGCGTGCAGTGCTTCTGGATGCGCAACACCGTGCTGCCGCTGACGGCGGCCTTTGTGGCCGACGACGGCACCATCGTCAACCTGGCCGATATGAAGCCGCTGGACGAGACCTCCCACTGCTCGGCCAAGCCTGTGCGCTTTGTGCTGGAGATGAATCAGGGGTGGTTTGCCCAGCGTGGCATACAGGCCGGCGCCAAGCTCACCGGTGAGGCCTTTAAAACCACCCCCTGA
- a CDS encoding H-NS family nucleoid-associated regulatory protein produces the protein MTSYQQLLSQKDELDRLIAQARKTESASALASVRQLVKEFGFTAQQVFPWEAEKKAKAPVKYYDPNTGSKWTGRGKPPKWIAGKDYAQFLLAEPMAA, from the coding sequence ATGACAAGCTACCAACAGCTGCTTTCCCAAAAAGATGAACTGGACCGCCTGATCGCCCAGGCCCGCAAGACCGAGTCCGCCAGCGCCCTGGCCTCCGTGCGCCAGTTAGTCAAGGAGTTCGGCTTTACTGCCCAACAGGTCTTCCCCTGGGAAGCCGAGAAAAAAGCCAAGGCCCCTGTCAAATACTATGACCCCAATACCGGCTCCAAATGGACGGGCCGTGGCAAACCGCCAAAGTGGATTGCGGGCAAGGACTATGCGCAGTTCCTGCTGGCAGAACCCATGGCTGCTTGA
- the icd gene encoding NADP-dependent isocitrate dehydrogenase, with protein sequence MTAYQHIVVPPAGKNITVNADQTLNVPDQPIIPFIQGDGVGVDVSPVMRKVVDAAVAQIYGGRRQIHWMEIYAGEKAVGLYGPDMWLPAETVDVVRTHPVSIKGPLTTPVGGGIRSLNVTLRQELDLYVCLRPVRHFRGVPSPVREPEKTHMVIFRENSEDIYAGIEFEAGSDRAKRLIEFLNKELGVQKIRFPETSGIGIKPISREGTERLVRKAIQYAIDQDKPSVTLVHKGNIMKFTEGSFRDWGYALACKEFGAEPIDGGPWMRVKNPRTGGDIVIKDVITDAFLQQVLLRPVEYSVIATMNLNGDYISDALAAQVGGIGIAPGANMSDSIAMFEATHGTAPRYAGKDYVNPGSMILCAEMMLRHMGWSEAADLIVEGMERTILSKKVTYDFARLMAGAQQVSCSRFGDEMIEQMRNV encoded by the coding sequence ATGACCGCCTACCAGCACATCGTGGTGCCACCCGCTGGCAAGAACATCACCGTTAACGCCGATCAAACCTTGAACGTACCCGATCAGCCCATCATTCCCTTTATTCAGGGCGATGGCGTGGGCGTGGACGTGAGCCCGGTGATGCGCAAGGTGGTGGATGCTGCCGTGGCGCAGATCTATGGCGGTCGCCGCCAGATCCACTGGATGGAAATCTACGCCGGCGAAAAAGCTGTGGGCCTGTACGGCCCGGATATGTGGCTGCCTGCCGAGACCGTGGATGTGGTGCGCACCCACCCGGTGTCCATCAAGGGCCCGCTGACCACGCCTGTGGGCGGGGGCATTCGTTCGCTGAACGTCACGCTGCGCCAGGAGCTGGATCTGTATGTCTGCCTGCGTCCGGTGCGGCATTTCCGCGGTGTGCCGTCTCCGGTGCGCGAGCCCGAGAAGACCCATATGGTCATCTTCCGCGAGAACTCGGAAGACATTTATGCCGGCATCGAGTTCGAAGCCGGCTCCGACCGCGCCAAGCGCCTGATCGAGTTCCTGAACAAGGAGCTGGGTGTGCAAAAGATCCGCTTCCCCGAGACCTCGGGCATCGGCATCAAGCCCATCTCCCGCGAAGGCACGGAGCGTCTGGTGCGCAAGGCCATCCAGTACGCCATCGACCAGGACAAGCCCTCGGTCACGCTGGTGCACAAGGGCAACATCATGAAGTTCACCGAAGGGAGCTTTCGTGACTGGGGCTATGCGCTGGCGTGCAAGGAGTTCGGTGCCGAGCCCATCGATGGCGGTCCCTGGATGCGCGTCAAAAACCCGCGCACCGGCGGTGACATCGTCATCAAGGATGTGATCACCGATGCGTTCTTGCAGCAGGTGCTGCTGCGCCCGGTGGAGTATTCGGTGATCGCCACCATGAATCTCAATGGCGACTACATCTCCGACGCCCTGGCCGCGCAGGTGGGCGGTATTGGCATTGCGCCCGGTGCCAATATGTCCGACTCCATCGCCATGTTCGAGGCCACCCATGGCACCGCGCCGCGCTACGCCGGCAAGGACTATGTGAACCCCGGCTCCATGATTTTGTGCGCCGAGATGATGCTGCGCCACATGGGCTGGAGCGAGGCGGCAGACCTCATTGTCGAGGGCATGGAGCGCACCATCCTCAGCAAAAAGGTGACCTATGACTTTGCCCGCTTGATGGCGGGCGCCCAGCAGGTCAGCTGCTCGCGCTTTGGTGACGAGATGATCGAGCAGATGCGCAATGTGTGA
- a CDS encoding amidohydrolase, producing MHIFSFSHALVRSHGHAAAPRRSAVAVAATALLAATLWSAAPQVHAQAQTAAAPAATSSPAALALQAQIDERAKAIESKLIAWRRDIHQHPEMGNLETRTAALVAEHLRQLGMEVKTGVAVTGVVGLLKGGQPGPVVALRADMDALPVKENVDIPFASKAKGVYLGKEVDVMHACGHDTHVAILMATAEVLAGMKQHLPGSVKFIFQPAEETPATFEPDGEKIWGAKQMIKEGVMQNPKVDAVFGLHASSAYPTGWIAWRPGPAMAAADQFWIDVQGTQTHGARPWQGIDPIVTGSQIVLGLQTIISRQANIGLEPAVVTVGTFHGGNRMNIVPDAVSMTGTVRTYDEGMKKDIHRRIHTTATHIAESAGTTAKVKVVELYNAVVNPPDLTAQMAPTLQRVAGKGNFGVMPKATGSEDFSFYQQEAPGLFFNLGVTPKGQDPAKAAPNHSPNFYVDESGLIFGVRALANLTVDYMLAAK from the coding sequence ATGCATATATTTTCTTTCTCGCACGCCCTGGTGCGTTCCCATGGCCACGCCGCTGCGCCGCGCCGCTCTGCCGTGGCAGTGGCTGCCACGGCCTTGCTGGCCGCAACGCTGTGGAGCGCTGCGCCGCAGGTCCATGCCCAGGCCCAGACAGCGGCAGCCCCTGCCGCCACCAGCAGCCCGGCCGCGCTGGCGCTGCAGGCCCAGATCGACGAGCGCGCCAAGGCCATCGAGAGCAAGCTGATTGCCTGGCGCCGCGACATCCACCAGCACCCGGAAATGGGCAATCTGGAAACCCGTACCGCAGCTCTGGTGGCCGAGCATTTGCGCCAGCTGGGCATGGAGGTGAAAACCGGCGTGGCCGTCACCGGTGTGGTGGGCCTGCTCAAGGGCGGCCAGCCCGGGCCGGTGGTGGCGCTGCGTGCCGATATGGATGCGCTGCCGGTGAAGGAAAACGTGGACATTCCCTTTGCCTCCAAGGCCAAGGGTGTGTACCTGGGCAAGGAAGTGGATGTGATGCATGCCTGCGGGCATGACACCCATGTGGCGATTTTGATGGCTACGGCCGAGGTGCTGGCCGGCATGAAGCAGCATTTGCCCGGCAGCGTGAAGTTCATCTTCCAGCCCGCTGAAGAGACGCCCGCCACCTTCGAGCCCGATGGAGAGAAGATCTGGGGCGCCAAGCAAATGATCAAGGAAGGGGTGATGCAAAACCCCAAGGTGGATGCGGTGTTTGGTCTGCACGCCTCCAGCGCCTACCCAACTGGCTGGATCGCCTGGCGCCCGGGGCCGGCCATGGCGGCGGCGGACCAGTTCTGGATCGACGTGCAAGGCACGCAAACCCATGGCGCGCGCCCCTGGCAGGGGATTGACCCCATCGTCACCGGCTCGCAAATCGTGTTGGGTCTGCAGACCATCATCAGCCGCCAGGCCAATATCGGGCTGGAGCCTGCCGTGGTCACCGTGGGCACTTTCCATGGCGGCAACCGCATGAACATCGTGCCCGACGCGGTGTCCATGACGGGCACTGTGCGTACCTATGACGAGGGCATGAAGAAAGACATCCACCGCCGCATTCACACCACGGCCACCCATATTGCCGAAAGCGCGGGTACCACGGCCAAGGTGAAGGTGGTGGAGCTGTACAACGCCGTGGTCAATCCGCCTGACTTGACCGCGCAGATGGCACCCACGCTGCAGCGCGTGGCGGGCAAGGGCAACTTCGGCGTCATGCCCAAGGCCACGGGCTCGGAGGATTTCTCCTTCTACCAGCAGGAGGCCCCCGGCCTGTTCTTCAACCTGGGCGTCACCCCCAAAGGCCAGGACCCCGCCAAGGCAGCGCCCAACCACTCGCCCAACTTCTATGTGGATGAGTCCGGCCTGATCTTTGGCGTGCGTGCGCTGGCCAATCTGACGGTGGACTATATGTTGGCGGCCAAGTAA
- a CDS encoding autotransporter outer membrane beta-barrel domain-containing protein, translating to MLRFKKKKLVLAIVSSGLFPAMTYALPHNSAQDLSVVLWANAGFGYAGSVYVPENEKLQSTEFFYLRNFNPKNTAHDTALYLLDKNSSLTLPGDSPGAGEPGFKSSVISSYTDKYKSGIAVKIGSNSFTLTERPILTAEDTDFFADAIGLQINSGVVNLKGVAISALDKGIDIYDIDADGTKGVGSRLNLENFSIKFDAARFNELVKNVTGTAANFTDKQKTDRGVLIGGTGVKGETVAYLTNGEIEVEDQAISIINAAAVYVDRVKISTTKYPGSSTVSASGKDSYVSIKNSEITTKATGVQSSGGEIDIENTLIERRGYGFGVLARYGGKLSIKNSKLTLTGGTQSGDLGFTSAAVSVREKDSKVTLFNVEIEDQISNLTTMKGIYADLRGEVEGTQVKYKTASPGALGVQIADNAKVSLTDSVFELEGAQSVGVFSGGGDFTADHSMFTSKGALLRIYANSSDASYIHLKNNSVFASENILLRNDSLTEEAFLTADHSLMAGRINGGFNTDVTLNNHSEWSYSGTSNFRNLVLDNSIVKMNKPDQGQFNTLEVSKLQSQKGTIQLWTEFSGDASISDKIMVMEEATGKTGLSFKKAVGTGEQTQNGIKVVDAIDSSAYGGPVAVTGADAFFIDASSDGYRQGKGTIAVGAYEYALKKGGSNADESWYLQSEKMSVPGPAPEPLIRPEVDIYFANRASMLNMQQHHLKQRVMDGWQAPVAWVRLDHKQEKFNNQFDFQRKSDMNLAHFGIDVLRKDLGDKGLLQLGVMGLIGQNKSKLRNDIGNAKGKTDGYNLGAYASWYQKLDGNTGAYVESWLMHGWFNNSTQGNGLAEEKYKSRALSLSLEAGYGFELPWRDTNHRYTLQPQAQLVLSHLHSDDVYEKTKTQVRHENGSQAAYRVGVRFQGDTKQSNGSVVSPFAELNLWHQPQNKDIRFDSKAISDQTPSTITEAVLGVKMRVKPSWDISGQFNYQQGSQSYKQKIVQLGVRYQWQ from the coding sequence ATGCTGAGATTCAAAAAGAAGAAGCTTGTGCTTGCCATTGTAAGTAGCGGATTGTTCCCGGCAATGACATATGCACTGCCTCATAACAGTGCGCAAGACTTGAGTGTTGTTTTATGGGCAAATGCAGGTTTCGGTTATGCGGGCTCGGTTTATGTGCCTGAAAATGAGAAGCTGCAGTCCACAGAATTTTTTTATCTGAGAAATTTTAACCCAAAGAATACGGCGCATGACACGGCGCTTTACCTCTTGGATAAAAATTCATCGCTGACTTTGCCTGGGGACTCTCCCGGGGCAGGTGAGCCTGGGTTTAAAAGTTCTGTCATTTCATCCTATACCGATAAGTACAAATCCGGGATCGCGGTGAAAATAGGAAGCAATTCTTTTACGCTGACTGAAAGGCCCATTCTTACAGCGGAGGATACGGATTTTTTTGCTGATGCTATAGGGTTGCAGATTAACAGCGGGGTAGTCAACCTCAAAGGGGTTGCTATTTCAGCATTGGATAAAGGGATTGATATTTACGATATAGATGCTGATGGCACGAAAGGTGTTGGCAGCCGGCTCAATTTGGAAAATTTCAGCATCAAGTTTGATGCTGCACGCTTTAATGAATTGGTGAAGAATGTGACGGGAACGGCTGCCAACTTCACGGACAAGCAAAAAACAGACAGAGGCGTGCTCATAGGGGGAACTGGTGTCAAAGGTGAAACAGTGGCCTATTTGACCAATGGAGAGATTGAGGTAGAAGATCAAGCTATTTCCATCATTAACGCAGCCGCGGTATATGTCGATCGCGTCAAAATATCCACCACCAAGTACCCGGGATCTTCGACTGTCAGCGCATCTGGAAAAGATTCCTATGTCTCTATTAAAAACTCTGAAATCACGACAAAGGCAACGGGGGTGCAGTCCAGCGGTGGGGAGATTGACATCGAAAACACGCTGATAGAGCGCCGAGGCTACGGCTTTGGTGTGCTTGCCCGTTATGGTGGAAAACTATCTATAAAAAATAGCAAACTCACTTTGACAGGAGGGACTCAATCCGGAGATCTTGGGTTTACTTCTGCTGCGGTTTCTGTTCGTGAGAAAGACTCAAAAGTAACGCTGTTCAACGTTGAAATTGAAGACCAGATTTCCAATCTCACCACGATGAAGGGAATCTATGCTGACCTGCGTGGTGAAGTGGAAGGGACCCAGGTGAAATACAAGACCGCATCACCTGGTGCTTTAGGGGTGCAGATCGCCGACAACGCCAAAGTGAGTTTGACGGATTCTGTCTTTGAGCTGGAAGGTGCACAGTCGGTAGGTGTTTTTTCTGGAGGAGGTGATTTCACGGCAGACCACTCCATGTTTACGAGCAAAGGTGCTTTGCTAAGAATCTACGCAAACAGCTCGGATGCGAGTTATATTCATTTGAAGAATAACTCTGTATTCGCATCGGAAAATATTCTGCTGCGCAATGACTCTCTGACTGAAGAGGCTTTCCTGACAGCGGATCATTCTTTGATGGCCGGGCGCATTAATGGTGGATTCAATACGGATGTGACACTGAATAATCATTCGGAGTGGTCATATTCTGGCACTTCAAATTTCAGAAACCTGGTGTTGGATAATTCCATTGTCAAAATGAATAAGCCCGATCAGGGGCAATTCAATACCCTGGAAGTCAGCAAGCTGCAGAGCCAGAAAGGCACCATCCAGTTGTGGACCGAGTTCAGTGGTGACGCTTCCATCAGCGACAAAATAATGGTGATGGAAGAGGCGACAGGTAAGACCGGTTTGAGCTTCAAAAAAGCGGTGGGAACGGGTGAGCAAACCCAAAATGGCATCAAGGTGGTGGATGCCATAGACAGCTCGGCATATGGCGGCCCTGTGGCGGTGACCGGCGCAGATGCTTTTTTTATTGATGCTTCTTCCGATGGCTACCGCCAAGGCAAGGGAACGATTGCCGTTGGTGCGTACGAATACGCCTTGAAAAAAGGTGGCAGCAACGCAGATGAGAGCTGGTATTTGCAGTCTGAGAAAATGAGTGTGCCGGGACCGGCCCCCGAACCTTTGATTCGCCCGGAGGTGGATATCTATTTTGCCAACCGGGCAAGCATGCTGAATATGCAGCAGCACCATTTGAAGCAGCGCGTGATGGATGGCTGGCAGGCGCCCGTGGCCTGGGTGCGACTGGACCACAAACAAGAGAAGTTCAACAACCAGTTTGATTTTCAGCGCAAGAGCGATATGAACCTGGCGCATTTCGGCATCGATGTGCTGAGAAAAGATTTGGGCGACAAAGGGCTGCTGCAACTGGGTGTCATGGGCCTGATTGGCCAAAACAAGAGCAAGCTGCGCAATGACATAGGCAACGCCAAAGGCAAGACCGATGGCTACAACCTGGGCGCCTATGCCAGCTGGTACCAGAAGCTGGACGGCAATACCGGCGCTTATGTGGAAAGCTGGCTGATGCATGGCTGGTTCAACAACAGCACCCAGGGCAATGGCCTGGCCGAAGAAAAATACAAATCCAGGGCGCTGTCCTTGTCGCTGGAAGCAGGTTATGGCTTTGAGCTGCCCTGGAGAGATACCAACCATCGTTACACCCTGCAGCCGCAGGCGCAGCTTGTTCTCAGCCATCTGCATTCGGATGATGTTTATGAGAAAACCAAAACCCAGGTCAGGCATGAAAACGGCAGCCAGGCTGCCTACCGTGTGGGTGTGCGTTTTCAGGGGGATACAAAGCAAAGCAATGGCTCGGTGGTATCGCCTTTTGCCGAACTCAATCTTTGGCACCAGCCACAAAACAAGGACATCCGCTTTGACAGCAAGGCCATCAGCGATCAAACCCCCTCCACGATTACCGAAGCGGTGCTGGGCGTGAAAATGCGGGTGAAGCCGAGCTGGGATATTTCCGGGCAATTCAACTACCAGCAGGGCAGTCAAAGCTATAAGCAAAAAATCGTGCAACTGGGCGTGCGTTACCAGTGGCAATAA
- a CDS encoding superoxide dismutase codes for MEFTLPQLPYAIDALAPAYSQETLEYHHGKHHNTYVVNLNNLVKGTEFEGKSLEEIVKKSSGGIYNNAAQHWNHSFFWNCLAPNGGGAPSGKLAEAIDAKWGSFDKFKEEFAKSAAGNFGSGWTWLVKNTDGSVDIVNTGAAGNPLVDGKTPLLTADVWEHAYYIDYRNARPKFLEAFLGKLVNWKFAEANFAA; via the coding sequence ATGGAATTCACCTTGCCCCAGCTGCCCTACGCCATCGACGCTCTGGCACCCGCATACAGCCAGGAAACGCTGGAATACCACCATGGCAAGCACCACAACACCTATGTGGTGAACCTGAACAACCTGGTGAAGGGCACCGAGTTTGAAGGCAAGTCGCTGGAAGAGATCGTCAAGAAGTCCAGCGGCGGCATCTACAACAACGCTGCCCAGCACTGGAACCACAGCTTTTTCTGGAACTGCCTGGCCCCCAACGGCGGCGGCGCTCCTAGCGGCAAGCTGGCCGAAGCCATTGATGCCAAGTGGGGCAGCTTCGACAAGTTCAAGGAAGAGTTCGCCAAGTCGGCCGCCGGCAACTTCGGCTCCGGCTGGACCTGGCTGGTGAAGAACACCGACGGCTCGGTGGACATCGTCAACACTGGCGCTGCTGGCAACCCCCTGGTCGACGGCAAGACCCCCTTGCTGACCGCCGACGTGTGGGAACACGCCTACTACATCGACTACCGCAATGCCCGTCCCAAGTTCCTGGAAGCCTTCCTGGGCAAGCTGGTGAACTGGAAGTTTGCCGAAGCCAATTTCGCTGCTTAA